The following are encoded together in the Flammeovirga agarivorans genome:
- a CDS encoding RagB/SusD family nutrient uptake outer membrane protein, translated as MKNKIIIFLSFVLLSTSCLKEDPPFLSDENLFTTDEGIKTAVNGIYSSIAGFNYYSSDLMQLVDFHSGMLQSTRAQDQNAIAALNPLPNDTFVENVWKASYQAINRSNETIMGIAKFQEDPSETALNELGQAHFIRALVYFNLVRLYGDVPLRTDKLNIENLDAPRVEKDSVYQLIISDLKLAETNLFDKSVQNIGRPGKQAANMLLAKVYVTLAGNESGSEYWAMAKEEALKVYGHYQLVSDYNTLWHEGTRNNNAESIFEIQYNQANSGNVIRLHTPSNAFVGQSWGRVLLNPEVIDQHMGQYPNDPRFEATVMYNYIKYNSDGTENGEQKIYPMVARTSKSKAFPFVGKFWIWDPKTPTPYSDANLTVMRYSELLIMLAEITNEIDGPAAAEPYINEVLTRARNSEGGDGIQPENITGLSQDEFRMRIMREYQYELLGEGGEWFRNRRRGLEYFTTQVVNVHNDRVALDGNQGFDVTYDDAEKAMLLPIPLTEINTNLQIGSDDQNPGY; from the coding sequence ATGAAAAATAAAATCATTATATTTTTATCGTTTGTACTTTTATCCACAAGTTGTTTAAAAGAAGATCCTCCATTTTTAAGTGATGAAAACTTATTCACTACAGATGAAGGAATAAAAACAGCAGTAAACGGTATTTACTCTTCTATTGCTGGATTTAATTACTATAGTTCTGATTTAATGCAATTGGTAGACTTCCACTCAGGGATGCTACAATCTACAAGAGCACAAGATCAAAACGCTATTGCAGCCTTAAACCCGCTTCCTAATGATACATTTGTAGAGAATGTTTGGAAAGCATCGTACCAAGCGATCAACAGATCGAATGAAACGATCATGGGTATTGCCAAATTCCAAGAAGACCCTTCGGAAACTGCATTAAATGAATTGGGGCAAGCACACTTTATCAGAGCACTAGTTTACTTTAATTTAGTTCGTTTATATGGCGATGTACCTTTAAGAACGGATAAATTAAACATTGAAAACTTAGATGCTCCAAGAGTTGAAAAAGACAGTGTTTATCAATTAATCATCAGTGATTTAAAACTTGCTGAAACGAACCTTTTTGATAAATCAGTTCAAAATATCGGTCGTCCGGGTAAACAAGCTGCCAACATGTTATTAGCTAAGGTGTATGTTACTTTAGCAGGTAACGAAAGTGGTTCAGAATATTGGGCAATGGCCAAAGAAGAAGCATTAAAAGTTTACGGTCATTATCAGCTAGTAAGTGATTACAACACACTTTGGCATGAAGGCACAAGAAACAATAACGCGGAATCAATCTTCGAAATCCAATACAACCAAGCGAATAGTGGTAATGTAATTCGTTTACATACACCTAGTAATGCTTTTGTAGGCCAATCATGGGGACGAGTTTTACTTAACCCAGAAGTAATTGATCAGCACATGGGACAATACCCTAACGATCCTCGTTTTGAAGCTACTGTAATGTACAACTACATCAAGTACAATTCTGATGGAACAGAGAATGGTGAGCAAAAGATTTACCCAATGGTGGCAAGAACAAGTAAATCAAAAGCATTCCCGTTTGTAGGTAAATTCTGGATCTGGGATCCTAAAACTCCTACACCTTATTCTGATGCCAACCTAACAGTCATGAGATACTCTGAGTTATTGATCATGTTAGCTGAAATTACTAACGAGATCGACGGTCCTGCAGCTGCAGAGCCTTACATTAACGAAGTACTGACAAGAGCTAGGAATTCTGAAGGAGGAGACGGTATTCAACCAGAAAATATCACTGGTTTATCACAAGATGAATTCAGAATGAGAATTATGAGAGAATATCAATATGAACTTCTAGGTGAAGGTGGCGAATGGTTTAGAAACCGCCGTAGAGGACTAGAATATTTTACGACACAAGTAGTAAACGTTCATAATGATCGTGTAGCTCTAGATGGCAACCAAGGATTTGATGTAACTTATGATGATGCTGAAAAAGCGATGCTTCTTCCAATTCCTCTGACTGAAATCAATACCAACTTACAAATTGGTAGTGATGATCAAAATCCAGGTTATTAA